In a single window of the Littorina saxatilis isolate snail1 linkage group LG5, US_GU_Lsax_2.0, whole genome shotgun sequence genome:
- the LOC138966943 gene encoding very long chain fatty acid elongase 4-like, protein MSVGVQTLETIKEWYNNTMAQADPRVLGFPLMQGPERLAMVIALYLLVVTQGPRVMSPFKPFELSRVLVVYNLLMVGLSTYIFTLCMTIIVGDGFNFVCDTVDRTLSGKYGSTLIYEAGWWFMFMKIIEFSDTMFFILRKKFGHVSFLHVYHHSTMAVMSWIGFKFVPGGQTIMYPTVNSFIHIVMYLYYGLAAMGPHMQKYLWWKRYLTMMQISQFVLLIAQTGINAMSPCEFPKIFSYTVFFYTITILILFLNFYRKAYLTKKKEQ, encoded by the exons ATGAGTGTCGGGGTGCAGACGTTAGAGACCATCAAAGAATGGTACAACAACACCATGGCACAAGCAG ACCCACGTGTGCTGGGGTTTCCACTGATGCAAGGGCCGGAACGCCTGGCAATGGTTATCGCCCTTTACCTGCTTGTGGTGACTCAGGGCCCCAGAGTGATGTCCCCTTTCAAGCCATTCGAGCTGTCGAGGGTGTTGGTGGTGTACAACTTGCTCATGGTCGGCTTGTCAACCTACATCTTTACTCTT TGTATGACGATCATTGTTGGAGATGGGTTTAATTTTGTCTGCGATACAGTCGACAGAACTCTCTCTGGGAAATACGGATCCACCTTG ATATACGAGGCAGGATGGTGGTTCATGTTCATGAAAATCATAGAATTCTCTGACACG ATGTTTTTCATTTTACGCAAGAAGTTTGGTCACGTGTCCTTCCTGCACGTGTACCACCATTCCACCATGGCTGTCATGTCATGGATTGGCTTCAAGTTCGTACCAGGAGGCCAGA CCATCATGTACCCGACAGTGAATTCCTTCATCCACATAGTGATGTACCTGTACTATGGGCTGGCGGCCATGGGACCCCACATGCAGAAATACCTCTGGTGGAAACGCTACCTCACCATGATGCAGATC tCGCAATTTGTCCTGCTCATCGCACAGACAGGTATCAACGCAATGTCTCCCTGCGAGTTCCCCAAGATCTTCTCCTATACCGTTTTTTTCTACACCATCACCATTCTCATCCTCTTCCTCAACTTCTACCGCAAGGCCTACCTCACCAAGAAGAAAGAGCAATAA